DNA sequence from the Anthonomus grandis grandis chromosome 9, icAntGran1.3, whole genome shotgun sequence genome:
TCcagcatttgataaaaaaaatttaaagaatgtataatttatcaatttatgttGTAATAAAGTTTTACAATTTAAACGTTATTATTTCGTGAACAGTCAAAGATAATTATAGACCATTATAAATGCAAAAAGgaggtttaattaaaaaaaaaaaattctgtcacACTTTGCGATATTGTCACTATTTATATATTTCACTCTTTTGTGCGATATTGAACATTTATATTTGATGTCAACATATGCCGgatccaaaaataaaatcgacgagtccgagaattaaaaaaagaattgaattctcttttgttaaatttatcCGTTATTAAATCATAACCCTTTATATTATTGTGTGATATACAATGTATCTATTTGAggattataataaaattaaagtaactATCTTAAAGATTGTaggttttaattatatttatagggtttttatattttcttcttatCACACCCTCAGCTCTTAAAAACTCAGTCTAAGTGCACCTGTACCATCTTCTAAGGTCTTTTAACTACGAGTTCTGATGTCTTTCAACAGATCTTTTGCCCTGAATCTTTCCTTCAATTATCAGCCTCAGTAATTCGTATTTTTCGCCTTTTATGATACGCCCtatgtatcttttttttctctttattgaTGTTTAATCACCCTTTTGCCTTTTTCATTCTTCTTAATACCTCTTCGTTTGTAACTCAGTAAATCTATGAGATACGAAGCGTGCAGCGacatacataaatttaaaaagcctCAATTTTTGTCGCAGTTATTGGATCGAGAGTCCAGTTTTCATAACAGTACAGTAATGCACTAAAAATATAGCACCTGACTTGTTGAATAATTAAACTAGGATTTTGGACTTTGCCTTCTTATTTTGCGCCCCTCTGCATGTACTTTATCTGATCCTGTAGATTTTCTGTTTTTCTGAGTTGTTATTGCATGGATGACTTCGCTCTTTATAATAGTAGGTTCCTTCTATTATCATCCACTTCCGTGAGAGACTCGGCCGGTCATCATCAAACAGTTTCTCTAAGTAGTTCttcctttttttgatttttcttggATCTCAGTTTATGACCTCTTTATTCGTATTTCTGAGGATTCCCACCTGCTTTTTTTCTCTCCATTCCTATCAGCTCTTTTAGCTTTTTGTGCACGTTGGAGAAATCATGTTTTTGCTGCAGTAGCTTAATTTTTCGGCATTTCTTGAACAGATACAACTTCTTTACTTTTCTAACTCGATCACTATTTTTTAACGTTCCTATTTATCTCCTTATACTTCAGCAGTATTTGTCTTTCCCCTTGTCTTTCCTTTTCTTCGTCATAAGTTTCAGAATTTCCTCTGTCATCTATTCCTTGCTCTTTCTGTTTTGCTTAATCCCAGTGTCCTGTTCCTGAACTTTCACTATGATATTCTATATTTCATCCCACGTATCCTTTGTGTCGAGTCTATGTTGTTAATCttcttcaaattaaaaaatacaaatattattatttttttaaggtgttgTATTTCACATTTGTGAAACGCTTTATTCTGAAGACCATACCAACCGGTTTGTGATCGCTACTGATATGTTTTTACTGATTTAACGTACTTTTTGATTTtgtctgatttttttattagatattttattctGGTTGTTTGCAATTGATATCCAGGTATATAAGCATCTGGGATGTTACTTAAATAAAGTATTGGAGATGAAAGGATTATACTCATTACATGCACTACAACCAACTTTAGCATTTAGATCTCCTATGATTCTGGTAACTTCAGTTTTTTAGTGAGTTTTAGCGATCATCAAATcccattttgtttttcttttttcatctTATTCAAgttcaaaagacttttattaccacttaaacattgtacatagaaaattacacttttttttattacaagaatttacacaatgctaagagtaatgcggacttaactgcgattataaaaacaaccgataacacatacacaagttagcgcgcatgtgctgctcagaccgttaaaacataccaacctaattacaactaaaacaaaaataaagactttcccaattataattatttataaaataagttattaaaccttaaaaacatataaaagctaaaaacaaaaaaaatgtagggTAATAATTCACTATATCAATTACATTCATATAGGTACCATTTGTGCAATAGACAGAGAGGAGGAAGGGCACcaaaaaacacgagccgagattggaaaaccagggcaacacgacgcaaaaatgaataCATATTTCAATGTATGTTATAAAATAACTGCTCTGTATACCTTCATAATACTATAAAATACCTACGcgtaaataaactatttatatccttgtaatagaaataaaaaaagtttattttaccTGATATGGTGGTAAAGTATCACTAGCCCCACTATCTAACGGCATCACTACACTCGGATCCGAGCTCGCCTTGGTGAGTCTTCCAGGAGTGGGAAGTCCACCACTTCCCGAAGGAGATGTCGGCGGACCCGGACTGTGTTCCAAGTCGCTTTCGGGAGAACTCGCATAAGACAGACGTAGCGAAGACATGGGAAAGAGGAAGTCGTCGGAAAGAGACTCTTCCGGCTGTTGAGTAAGTTATGAGAACGTAAAGACATGCGTTATGAGAGTATTGTTTAATAATTGGTTAGATTTAAACACGAATGGTGTTAGATGGGGGCTTAAAATGCATGTTAAAATTGGCggtttatttacttaattttgttaatattttatcacaATATTTAAGTTGTGAAATGAGGAATTGAGttgcaatattttaaaggtGCCAGTATGCTTAATGGAGTATGAAATAGTTCAAATTAGTAAATTCACTACCACTGGTCACCTGAATCAGACTTTTACAATTACAATTCTCACCTATTCTATTAAATATACTTTCATTACAATAAGAACCATGCTCACCAACGGAGATCTCAATTTGGAGttgaaaaaacaaatagtaaatTGGTACACCTACCCTGTATTCCCATACAAAGTTAAGAGCTGTACAGTTTCTAAGGTTATGGAGAAATGAATTGAGGCCTTTAAGATGTAGGTTTACAAGAGTCCTGAAGATACCTTGGACCaaccatataaaaataatgaagtacTAACCGGAATGATGTGCCAACCACAACTCTTACTCACAATTAAAACACGAAAACTTGAATACCTAGTAGAAGAAAAGAGAGATCCGGGTCGAAGAAGAATTTCCTAGTTGGTAAGTCTCCGCAAATGGTATGATGCTACCTCCACTGTGCTGTTTAGATGTGCTATCAATCAAGTTCGATGTAGCCAACATTTGTAACCTATCGATTACATGAGAAGAACAAGTTCgattattaaagtaatttttgagttatacttATTTACGATTCTCAATGAATTCCAAGTTATATGGCAAATAGTTTGGAGAAAATGTTATTTACTAAGGTACATTTATTATAGTTCTTTACTTTAAGGATAAGATAGGATAAACACATAGTCAAGATCTACACCATTAAATTGCTTAAATCCTCAACGAAACAAAGAAGAAATTGAGACAGTCGAACTCACTGAATATACATTTTGTTGAGGATTTTGAAGAAGCATCAAGTGATTTCTCATTTTATAGGTAGAATCACGAGAATTGGAATGATTGGCTAAAGAACAAGATTTTTACGATATTTGGTTCTAATACGACGGGACTACTACATAAGACTTCGGAAGATATTCCCTGGGTGGCCGAGAAGATCCTGATCTAAGCTCTCTTAAGAACAAGATTCTTGAGCATTGTCCTGACGATTTGGAAGATCTCTATCAATCGCCGTCTTTCCGATTGATATATACATCAGTTTTTTCACTTACATTAGTTTTGGAGAACGTAATCTTGCTGATGTCAAACGTAAATGAAAAGAATTTGGTATAGTACTAGCTGATTTAAGTagaataatacatttttgtcGTAAGTTGTTATCAGCCTTATGGCTTCCCTACCAGGGTTCAAGTATTAAGAAGagattattttaaagtattaacGAGGGATCTCTTAAGACTTTATATACCTGGAAAGTAGTGCCAGTCAGGACTTTCAGGGTTATCTTAGACGCTTTATAGTTCGTCGGAAACTCTGTTATCCAGAGAGACTTTGAAGATATCTTCGCATGTACTAATAccgttgattgagaatatgggATATATTCaatttcccaaatattcaatcaacgctaataCCTACCTAGCAATGGTAGAGAATGTCATCTTGTTGATGTAATCGGTAAAACTTCGGAGATAATACTGAATTTGTacgtttttctatttttttttaatagcccTACTATAGCCTGTAGATGTTGAACTACtcttaatttttagttaaacagagaaataaaaaaaatgaagaaaacaaATCCGAAGAATTATATAGGattgtttgctttttttttatattttcattaaatttctaGTCACTGATTATTAACATTTGTGTAtagacattttatttggtaaataGTAATAAGACTTTAGAAAAATtaggttaagttaaatttttctgGTTCGAAGGTCAAAGACAACccagatacagggtgataattcTCGTTTTTAAGGAAATTCAGAATATGGTTTTGTTGCGCTAGAGGGCGCCACTAgccacattttgatttttttttaataggcttggcataatttaatttattattcaaaatatgcATTGCGCATAccattttgcttaaaaaagatatacttaaaaaatctcGCTACGActacccaacccaacccaacccaacccaaccgaTATAATTTCGAgatatttacgtttaaagtttttaacgcacacaagataaaattttattttcctactTCAGGTTAAAATACTTATTAAGTAGGCTGCTGAcaagataaattattataaatgtcattATCACTGTCAGGGTTAATGTTCTTGTCAGTTACTTTGATGAGTGATTATATAAACTGAAAGTCACACATTTAGTAACGTTATCTTTTATGACGTTCTTATTGTTAGTGCTGTTAGTTATTGGTATTTATTGTTACTTGTTGCGTATAACGTAAAAGTCGAAAACCTTGGCCCGCATAAAGTCCAGACTTTAacccattagatttttgcatATGGGGATACATGAAATGAAATGTTTATGAAAATACAACAGACATAAGAGAGCAATTAACACAATATAGGAGAGCAATTAATGGTATAAAACTGCTATTGAGTCATTTCAAAATGAGATAATCTTTTTTAGGATTGGGCGATATTTGTTGATAATTCGCTGGCAAATAttcatactttttattttttgtttatcttttgtattttgttattcATTCGAAGTACAATAGAGTAGTTTAAATAGTCATTTTTGTTGAGTACATTGAAAACATGACatgtaaatatctcgaaaaggcTTAATCGTAGCGAAGTTTTTGaagtatatctttttttaagcaaaactgttttcacaatgcatattttaaataaaaaaaacttaattataacaagcctaaaaaattacgaaattaaaaaaaaaaatgttgctgGGGGCGCTCTCtatgacaaaatttaaaaaaaaaaattatttttaagatttgcgATATAAGAAGCAACccatatttcaaattttgttaaaaacaaagaataaatgctaaatttatggccaaaattaaaaaaaaaatacattaggtTTATCACCCTTGATTGTATCTTGATTATCTTTGActttcggactaggaaaatttaacttaacctatttttttttcgaaaagtatttactgttaaattatttactattattcATGAGACACTCTCtatataaaatagttaaagGTTTATATTTCAAAAGTGGCTTACTAAAAGTTAAATCTCCCCAAAAACCTCTTCACGAATAGTAGAAAACCTCCTTGAATcacttgatttattaaaattgattaaagcATTATTACATTCGTGGTAAATAGGCTCTTGCAaacaatcattaatattattaataggcAAAGCCACACAATTACTATTCACACCAACACTTTTACTTGCATTTCTTTCATTATTATTCTGTTCTGGTTCGGGTGATTCCCGAGCCACTGCTCTTGAATAGTCCGGAACATAAAGGGAACATTCTCTGGATGGTGTCGGAGTAAATTCGTACCAAGAACTGTCACGATAAGTGGAACATTCGCGACATATACTAGATGAACGATCAGGAATGAATGGAGAAATATAAGCGGATGTTCTATGAATGAACTGGGGTGAACTATACATAGAAAGGGCTGATTTGCGGGTACGCGACGGTCGATGACGACCGGGAAGGGAATTTGTGGATTTCGGTTGAAGGAAAATCGAAGGGAAATAGATATCGGAGTAAATATCCTGCAAGAGAAACCCGTcaccataataattttaaaatagagaaAATCTACTTACTTTACTTTCCGACATCCATAAGGCGCCACTTTGTTGTTTATCGATAACTTCGCGAACTTTTCTATACCACGTGTCGGTATTGTCTGTTAAAGTTATTGTGGAGTTGAAAATGTGGCCCCAGACTTTATCCAGTTTTTGGCATTGTTCCAGGAGCTTTTTTGAGCTTTTGTGTGCGGTCCTACAAGACGAAGTATATATTGTTGTATTTATAGGGATTTTGTATATTTCCGTATGTTGTTAAAATGTGATGATTTTCGTTgaaatttagtttgtttttagaaaagttaaaacaattttaatagaaatatattataagCCTATACAGTGCATTAATGAAAGACCTTCTTTTTATGCAAGGTGAATAAGTTTTTTTCCTACAGGGAGGGTCATTGTAATATATGCACCCAAGTTTTTCCGAGTGAGCGAGATACAGAAAAACCTTAGAGGTCAAAATTGTTCAGGACAGAAAAGGACATGTATGTGTAGAGGTCGTTATTCACGATCAGAACAATTTTTTCAAACGGGATTCCCTATTATTTGTAGCGGTTTCGAAAAGAGCGGAAAATTTTGcgtttaatgatattttaagaTTTCTCCACCTTAAGGTCAAATTACAAAAAGCTGTTTATTAATGTTTCTGTtctaattaaacattttaaaaatactttagcGGGTGGATCAATcacaaagttttaaataaacttaaccaTCTTGACCTTGAGGTCATTTATCAAGGTCATTTTCAGGTTCAATGTTTCAGTCGACGCAAATCGTTCGTTGTTAAACAAAGTTTGTCTTGGAATCGCAGCACATGCTTCACAAATCCGATCTTGCATGTTGTCTCTCGTCGTGTGTCGTTATTAGGaaacaacattctttaaataacaccacaaataaaaatctgatGAGATCATACCAGGTAAGTTTGCGGGCCAGTCCACCAGGAGGTCCGGTTACTTCCTCGTTTAAACGAAGAATAAGTTTTGTACAAGAATTGTCTAGAAAGCAGTATTCTATCATTTGATCTTTTTCAAGGATATGATGTCAAAGTTTAAAACATAgtgaaatttccatttttttcgaattcgctGCAAAAAATAGAGATTCccattttaacaaattactcAGATTTTGGAAAACTACTTCAAGGCCAAAATGACCTCTACAGGTAAATAACACTTTTTGAATTAAACAGCTTTGGTCTTAAACATTTTTCTGTATCATATTTACTTTCGACTTTTCAATTTGGGTGCATATGTTAAAATGACCCACCCGATAAATTAACAGAAAATACAAATTGGTAAGACGTGGAAATTGATGGTGATAATTtctaattagaaaatatttaaagcttAAGATTAATTATCTCATTTTATTAGTCTTTTTTCTATGCGAATCATAATATATTGAAACTTTGACAAGAAATAATGATTTCTCTCAAGTGTTTCATTTTACAGTAAATCTTTTTCTTTACTTAActtatttgttttgaatttgttctaatttttaagctctttataaaaattcaatttcagaACCTTAATCCCAGTAACCTTCCATAAATGAAAGTAATTATACATTCTatgatctttatttttttaagttgtatcAAAAAATGCCTACGAAAGTATATAAATTGCTAATATTGTTATCGATAAATATTTCAAGATTTAACTTTTTGCTGGAGATAATAGATTTTAAGATAATTGACCTAGAGGGACTTGACTTTATCTTAGGCTTGAACAAAATAACGTTTTTTAGGAATATCTGAGTGGCATCAAAAAAGTCCGAATTGTGCtctaaaaaatagtatttacatgATTTTTCAGATATTAGGCCTATATAGAGCTAAATCTCACTAACTTTTGAAAGAGTCGCATAATGAACTATAACAGTAAACTATGTGAATCCCGTAGGATTGAATGTTAAGAATATCATAACATAAGGTCctacatttaaaattacttagggggtaagtaatattaaaaattgttgccAAGTATCAACGTCATACATGTCTTGAAAATAGAtgattgcaattttttatatgatttatcTCTGCGGTTGTCAAAGTTTAAACAATTGGCCtcctttcaaaatttaatattatacactGTTCCGAGAGTTGCCTACCTTACATCGCAGAGCTTATAGGCAACCACAttgaattcaaaatttattattatacattgtACCAAGAGTTGTCTTCTTTCATGGCAGAGTTTATAGTCAACGCTCTTgacttatttaataataatataatttttcataaggCTTGTCCAGTTGGAAAAGCTTTACGTTACTTTAATGGCACTTGTCAAcatgtcaataatttttaaagttagtaatTTATATGGAAATACCtgctatattatttattatgattaaaATCTTACTTTGGTAAGCCGGTCCTCAACTGCTTGACAATCATCTTAGTTTCAGCCTTGAAAAACACCACAATCGGATACATTTGAGCATAGTTGAGTCGTTCAACTGCATTTGGAGTAATATCTAGTAAAGCATGCTTTCCAGTCGATATTACGTCCCTTATAGCCGATAACCTTATAATATTTGACGAAGATTTTTGAGACTTTGAGTTTTCATCGTTAGAAACATCCagctctacaaaaaaaattatttccatatTATTATGATTGAAGCAGATTTATTAAACACTTACGTGGTGAGACAAATTTATCTGGGAAGTCCTTAAGTAGTTTATCTCTAGCCACGTCTGCAATCGGTCCGAATAAGATCACTGGTCTGGTAAAACCTGGATGCTTCAACAAAACTCTTTCATAGGCTGGGAATTTGGATATGGTGTCGGAGAATAGGATATCGTCCCAGTGTTCTTTGCCCAAACTGAAAAACCTAAACTGGATCagtaaaataccaaaaaggGACTAAAAAAGAGTTAAAACGGATACATCACTAATCTATTTTTCCTATAAGTACcaattaaaatctgtttaaaacATCTCTGGATATAGACTAATTAATTTAAGCAATTTACCTCTTGGACCTCCTATTCGAACTCCTCCTCCTCTTAAAGAAACTTCCTCGAGATTCGTTTGCCGACATTTCCTTTTTGGTAGCATTAAACTGCGCCGTAGCTAGCTCCTCTGCCCTTGCTTTATTTGGAATAATTCCCTTTTGCACCTCCTGATTGTTTCGacctaattaatatttttcttatatatgaTTTTCCTGATGGAAAAAATGCCATTGTCTCACCTATTCTAAACACTTGCCAACACCCGACCACCCCATTGTATAAGGTGTCAATGACATGGAAAATGTCCCCGGATCTAAAGGACATTTCACCTTTGGCGGGGTTGTCGTAGTGAAAGTGagtttttatgtaaaaactGTCTCCTTTTTGAGAAGCAACGATGCTGTCATACTCCTCCTTACAAAACTGCACAATTAACTCGATCCGATCCTGTAAACTTAATAGAAACAACACCGCTTCCTCCCTAGTAACCCCTGTCATATCCATGTCATTCacctacaaaacaaaaatgtttaggagtatatttattaacatttaaatttaaaattactttaagtatTTTATCTCCTGGTTGTAGTCCTTGTAAGGAAGCGGGACTTCCTGGTTGGACTGCGGTGACAAAGATACCGGCGTGGTTGCCTCCAGTTAATCTGATTCCTACTGATCCTTCTTTGTGGAATGTGATAAACCTCGCGTCAGGACTAAAGCATAAAGTAAAAacgatgaattaaaaaaatatgttaaacaAGGGTGAAACTCACATAGGTTGTTTGGTTTTTGGAATAATAGGATCATCTTCATATAGCTGTCTTCTAGAACTATAGTAATCTGAAAgcaacaatattaataaatgtggAAATCATGTAAAAAATGCCGTACCTTCTGCTCTAGGAGGTGGTGGTCTTGGTGGTTCATCTCTACTCTTCGCCCTATCATAACCCTGTAAGCTATTGCTGTTCCTCGTATCCAGTTGATTTAGATTTGCTTCAGATAAAGGCCCTCTAGATCGTCCTCGAGGAGCCAAGTTTGATTTTTCGTCATTTAGAGAGTTAGGTCCACTTAATGCTAcgaaagaaaaaatcaattaaaagagGATCATTCTTATTCTTTGAGTTGAACAATTAAGTAGACACTTAGCAGAACACGCCTCAGATAACCAAATAGTTATTAGAGATGATCGAGTTATTTGATAGTGCTTAAATTTTGTGGTATTGTGACATATTTCTGTACATTTTTAGTATTTCTTCCCTTGAATCTATATTGACTTTGATTGATActagttttaagaataataACCTGTTATTGGACTTGTTATGGAgtctaattattaaataattcataaaaagttaaattgtaTTCTATTTCaagataacaaaatatttaataccagACCAGTATGATGCTGCGACCAtggtatatacatttttatttaaatatgaaattccTAGCATAGAAAacaattaaatctaaaataagtaCTTAGAGAAGTACCAACTAAGCTGGTACAAAATACCAAACGCGAAATAGAGTGGGTATCATTTGCAAATACATCTAGACTTTGGGAAGAGAACTCATGCTTTATGTATAAAGTTCGTGTAATATGTCTAGGAAGAATTAAACGTCATTGCATTTCCAAATCTCACTAAATAATTTGATGAAGATTATGTTTGTCTAAAATGTAAAGAGGAAAGTGACGATATAGTGAAGACCTGGaaaataaggaagataatattacagaatattttagaagatgtacaataagagaaaaaagagaATTAGAGAgaataataatgaaaacaaaattttaacaaacttactTAACCAAGTTAAGATAAGGATGGAAATTGTCAATGggtaaactttaaaaaaaacattaggcAATAAAACTGTAGAGAATGAAAAAGATAAAGTGTTAAATACTAAGTATGATAAGAAACTTGTACCAAAGAAAAAGTAGATGATAAAAATTATCAAGAGCCAATACGCAAGAGAAAGAACAAACATTAAGAAATAAAGAGAAGAACTATTTTAAAACTACTAATTATGTACTTCTTATGTAAAAACGTCTATTCCAGCTTAAGGTTTATCAGATATGCAGTAAAAAGATTGAGGGTAAtcggttttaatttaaaatcggAATTTTTTAAGTGTATAAGTGGTATGATATACTAAGTttactttattgaaaaaatcttacTAACCAGCTATCGGATCAGCTTTTTCATCGTAAGAATTGTTTTGAGTATGGTTGGAACTCCTGGTAGGTGGTTGAACATATAAATTCTGATTGGAGTAACTCTGGTTCGGGGAAGTCAGGAAATCATCACCTAAAttcacaatttaataatttccaaGCAAGTCAACACTTCTACGACAAAAATCTACTTTCTATGGCATCACACTATTAGTCAGCTACAATACTCCAAACACCAATtacctttataaaaattattgacagCACCTGTAGTACTTATAGAACTCTGAGCCTGATGTGAAATATTCGACGGCCCTACATATTCCCTCGATGCCACCGTGAGATGCAATTTGTCCTTGCAACTATCGATGATCTTCTTCGCTTCCTTTAATGACATCAGATCGTTACAGTTGGTATTGTTGATCTTGGTGACAAAGCTGCCTAAGTCTAACGATTGATTGGTATTAATCAACTGATCACGAGCTTTTGAAGAGATTTCCTTAATGAACAGCTTACAGCCCAACACCACTCCAAAATCCTCTTTTTTGGAGTTCttagtcaaaattattttggtgGTTGTGGGAGGATTGATTCCTAAGGCGGCCAATGGAGGAGGTCCGCTATAAGAGGAGCTGTGAGCATGCGACAGTTGCAATGCTCGCCTTTTAACCACCAAGGTGACGGTGTCGCCACTGTCGCGTAACACTTGGACCGCTGTGGCGTAATCCACATTTTGTAAAGAGATTCCGTTGACAGAAATGATCCTGTCATTTACCCTAGTTAAtgaaaagttttttagttttatttaattatatcgtAATTTCTTTAGTAGATTCTTACTGTAGCAATCTCTCAGCTGGTCCAGCAGCCAAAACATCGCTGACAGCAATACTTGGATCACCGGAGGCAAAATGCGGATTGTCTCTTCCGCCAGACACCGCAATCCCGAAACCGAATCCGGGAACTCTGGTGACGCAGATCTGCTTGTAATCCCATCCTCTTTCCTGAAACAAAAAAGCAAACATAAAATCCTTTCGAAATATTCCTTAAAGATGGTCATTCTCCTCTTGAAAATGCAGAAATAGCAGAAGAAGAGAAGGCGAAGAAGAATCGTCAAGGTCGAAACTAGAAGCGGCACGACAGGATTTTTAATTCGACCCATGCCACCGGTTTGTTCAGCACGTGGTTTCTACCATTTAAATCTGTTTTGGTCGCGTTCAGTTTAGGTTCgtttaattttcacttttcatGGTAATTAAGGCAATTACGGTGTTTTTGTTTAAGACTATTCGAATTAACTTTGATATAGTATAAGCGAGTTTTTAAGTTGTTATTAGTATCAGGTCAAAGCTCTTTTGTTGTCACTTTTCATTAGCTAAAATCAAGGTTATACGCCCACACAAAGGGTCATTATGGAACAATATTCTTTGTTTAAATCGTATAATATTTCAACGGATATGTGATTgtattgattaatttatttagtatttagttgACCAACCGAAGCATTTAGTTAATTGAG
Encoded proteins:
- the LOC126740396 gene encoding tight junction protein ZO-2 isoform X8, which codes for MFKNETKKREPKKDKNVSVHHKPKRKRVKRFKPRSLLIKRERGWDYKQICVTRVPGFGFGIAVSGGRDNPHFASGDPSIAVSDVLAAGPAERLLQVNDRIISVNGISLQNVDYATAVQVLRDSGDTVTLVVKRRALQLSHAHSSSYSGPPPLAALGINPPTTTKIILTKNSKKEDFGVVLGCKLFIKEISSKARDQLINTNQSLDLGSFVTKINNTNCNDLMSLKEAKKIIDSCKDKLHLTVASREYVGPSNISHQAQSSISTTGAVNNFYKGDDFLTSPNQSYSNQNLYVQPPTRSSNHTQNNSYDEKADPIAALSGPNSLNDEKSNLAPRGRSRGPLSEANLNQLDTRNSNSLQGYDRAKSRDEPPRPPPPRAEDYYSSRRQLYEDDPIIPKTKQPIPDARFITFHKEGSVGIRLTGGNHAGIFVTAVQPGSPASLQGLQPGDKILKVNDMDMTGVTREEAVLFLLSLQDRIELIVQFCKEEYDSIVASQKGDSFYIKTHFHYDNPAKGEMSFRSGDIFHVIDTLYNGVVGCWQVFRIGRNNQEVQKGIIPNKARAEELATAQFNATKKEMSANESRGSFFKRRRSSNRRSKRFFSLGKEHWDDILFSDTISKFPAYERVLLKHPGFTRPVILFGPIADVARDKLLKDFPDKFVSPQLDVSNDENSKSQKSSSNIIRLSAIRDVISTGKHALLDITPNAVERLNYAQMYPIVVFFKAETKMIVKQLRTGLPKTAHKSSKKLLEQCQKLDKVWGHIFNSTITLTDNTDTWYRKVREVIDKQQSGALWMSESKDIYSDIYFPSIFLQPKSTNSLPGRHRPSRTRKSALSMYSSPQFIHRTSAYISPFIPDRSSSICRECSTYRDSSWYEFTPTPSRECSLYVPDYSRAVARESPEPEQNNNERNPEESLSDDFLFPMSSLRLSYASSPESDLEHSPGPPTSPSGSGGLPTPGRLTKASSDPSVVMPLDSGASDTLPPYQPTYDSRYGFSNSSQPNQQPPPQSTDIPPDSPLTKDPSYNLSNPDIPSSINSTEFNKGSDIYTANIYRANEYKSGEFGGGERRNDFDSPDRTSGERGMQHKRQPSSLHGPYNHAKAHSLSNEQAMPNSPLAKEGLYGTAPDLPPRVDRAAKPMGILATPGKIPNGRSAHERLFGSKSVISETTNGTENGGFVENNKAGSLERSQNSKSDSLSSYDSYNKQPQTRIGPNLHDDLKTTLSKIDPAHQNSPSRGGNRWNHDQPNHHRLGGSKLDLKYNLPPGDPINDNSPRHSREVLGGSREENGAAVGEGVSPRGSVERDIYRYARSPAKQNIPGKSHIETKTDYGKYSRNNNINTVQSPHHPSSDYTRTSHQDLRESQLSIHQHSPMRSPPSNMNGYDMESSHPNINTLNGNQYKPIPPPKPKNYKPPHSQSYGRGDGMVPPANIYQHGKSHSNPVDPRNTHPNSPHHNYYYNSPHAQATHHASPYNQSSLGHYDMAPPYHHESPRRHPSISYASRSEIQQIAAHDYGGGDHHHHNHDNHQMGDHRSPPVVDLQGSREQRGSAFELYRKPVGHNLRVVYMLDF